A single region of the Melioribacteraceae bacterium 4301-Me genome encodes:
- the pth gene encoding aminoacyl-tRNA hydrolase — protein MKAVIGIGNLGKKYELTRHNIGFIILDYFAEKHKLFFKPSKNNFYFASGNLNAANFLLVKPTTYVNQSGIAALEVIENFNIKISDLLVVVDDIHLELGKIRIRKSGSDGGHNGLKSIIYHLQTNNFHRLRFGIGNDYSESKLANYVLSKFSHSELNLIKKYISFSVELIEEFIKKDINKMLDYYSKYSKDIYSLNKPDAN, from the coding sequence TTGAAAGCTGTTATTGGAATTGGTAACTTAGGTAAAAAATATGAATTAACAAGACATAATATAGGCTTTATAATTTTAGATTATTTTGCTGAAAAACATAAGCTTTTTTTTAAACCATCTAAAAACAATTTTTATTTTGCAAGTGGTAATTTAAATGCTGCTAATTTTTTATTAGTAAAACCAACAACTTATGTTAATCAAAGTGGTATTGCAGCTTTAGAAGTTATTGAAAATTTTAATATAAAGATTAGTGACTTACTTGTGGTAGTGGATGATATCCATCTCGAACTTGGTAAAATTAGAATACGAAAATCTGGGTCAGATGGCGGTCACAACGGACTCAAATCAATTATCTACCATTTACAAACAAATAACTTTCATAGATTAAGATTTGGAATTGGTAATGATTACTCTGAGAGCAAATTAGCTAATTATGTTTTAAGTAAATTTAGTCATAGTGAGTTGAACTTAATAAAAAAATACATCTCCTTTTCTGTTGAACTTATTGAAGAGTTCATTAAAAAAGACATTAACAAAATGTTAGACTACTACAGTAAATATTCAAAAGATATTTACTCATTAAACAAACCCGATGCAAATTAG
- a CDS encoding ribose-phosphate diphosphokinase, whose protein sequence is METAPLIFSGSSNPTLTKKICEYLGLELGKADLKRFSDGEIWVKYLENIRGRDVFVVQSTHPPAENLMELLIMIDAAKRASAKRVTAVIPYFGYARQDRKDQPRVSISAKLTANLITVAGADRVITMDLHAAQIQGFFDIPFDHLYASPIFTVIFKDKLKDLVVVSPDIGGIKLARAYAKRLNASLVLIDKRRPTHNVAEVMTIIGDVKDKNVLIVDDMIDTAGTFVSAINALKANGAKDIYGAVTHPLLSGNAIEKINNAEIKELYVTDSIPLKESINTKKIFVRTASELLAEAIIRSFRNESISSLFEIDKS, encoded by the coding sequence GTGGAAACCGCACCTTTAATATTTTCTGGGAGTTCTAACCCAACTTTAACAAAAAAAATTTGTGAGTACTTAGGATTAGAATTAGGGAAGGCTGACCTTAAGAGATTTAGTGATGGTGAAATTTGGGTAAAATACCTTGAAAATATACGTGGAAGGGATGTTTTTGTTGTTCAATCTACTCATCCCCCGGCTGAAAATCTTATGGAATTACTTATTATGATTGATGCCGCTAAAAGGGCTTCAGCAAAAAGAGTTACAGCTGTTATCCCCTATTTTGGCTATGCACGACAGGATAGGAAAGACCAACCTCGTGTCTCAATTTCAGCAAAACTTACTGCAAATCTTATAACAGTTGCAGGAGCCGATAGGGTTATAACAATGGATTTACATGCTGCCCAAATACAAGGTTTTTTTGATATTCCCTTTGACCATTTGTATGCATCTCCTATTTTTACGGTAATATTTAAAGATAAATTAAAAGACTTAGTGGTTGTTTCGCCTGATATTGGAGGTATTAAATTAGCAAGAGCTTATGCAAAAAGACTTAATGCAAGCTTAGTCTTAATTGATAAACGAAGACCCACTCACAACGTTGCAGAGGTAATGACAATAATTGGCGATGTCAAAGATAAAAACGTTCTTATAGTAGATGATATGATAGACACTGCAGGTACTTTTGTCTCCGCAATTAATGCACTTAAAGCCAATGGTGCTAAAGATATTTACGGCGCTGTAACACATCCCCTTTTATCGGGTAACGCAATAGAAAAAATAAATAATGCTGAAATTAAAGAATTATATGTAACTGATAGCATACCTCTTAAAGAATCAATTAATACAAAAAAAATTTTTGTCAGAACCGCTTCTGAACTATTAGCAGAAGCAATAATTCGTTCATTTAGAAACGAATCCATTAGTTCTTTATTTGAAATTGATAAAAGTTAG
- a CDS encoding peptidase MA family metallohydrolase — MKKLIIFFVLMLFVNVCNVVAQFGQNKVQYKNLEWFYIQTKHFDIYFSKGGEKITEFAAAVAESSLTQIENMLNFKITDRISIIIYNSHDDFQETNVSDEYIDPGTGGFTEPFKNRVVFPFEGSYQKFQHVIHHELVHAVMLDMLYGGSIQNIISRGITLQLPQWFMEGIAEYISQGWETNTDMFIRDAISTESLPDIDRLNGYLGYRGGQSVFKYIADTYGQQKIGELVGKIQNLNGLEPGLKASIGIDLKELNERWKKSLKKIYWPEIAVYSDPDEYAKRLTDNKESGGFYNTSPAISPQGDKIAFISDRDIYLNVYLMNSQDGKIIKKVVSSGKTNDFEELNILHPSLSWAPDNQRIALSLKSGGYDAIAVINVETDDYYELPFKMDGIESVSWSHDGTKIAFDAQNSSQSDIYIYDFNTQKVTNITNDIFSDFNPTWTPDGKQIIFSSDRGKYLNGANLPDDFAMHNFNYHNLDLYSIDINTKKITRLTDWELSDEVYPVVSPDGKEIIFVSDYNGISNLYKKSIIPQNDSSSVLANKAIPITNSISPISQPSISYDGKKLTFTALYKLGYNIFILNDPFNIDIGKKELQTTEFMKQLRKGINPLPIVEHSFASAEKKDSATISTNNNTADTLSTHRKRRIFTGQYTAKSSGYQDSSNVDYSKYVFGTTTKEDSIRAKMRKELFKEKLDSDGNYLVNKYKINFSPDLIYANAGYSTLYGLLGTTQLAFSDVLGNHRLIGVTSLQIDIKNSDYGLAYYYLKNRTNWGVELFHTARFVYLNTFFGTNLYRFTNFGGIISASYPFDRFHRIDGSLSVLSVSSENLDNIAVPSDNATYIIPAISYIQDNVLWGYTSPIEGTRYNFTLFGNPGLTNKTQSFFSFVWDYRNYFRFWFDNSFAFRISGGYSGGANPQRFFIGGTENWINRSFATGDIPVRSAADFAFLTPGLPLRGYDYAQQIGTKYSLLNLELRMPLIRYLLTGPIPLFFQNILGVAFVDAGSAWNNTNKLQLFTKDEAGNLITKDLLIGMGVGFRAYLFFLWRFDVAWAFNWHSYTSPRYYLSLGLDF, encoded by the coding sequence ATGAAAAAGCTAATAATATTCTTTGTGTTAATGCTCTTTGTGAATGTTTGCAATGTGGTAGCTCAATTTGGCCAGAACAAAGTGCAATACAAAAACTTAGAATGGTTTTACATACAAACAAAACATTTCGATATTTATTTCTCAAAAGGCGGTGAAAAAATAACAGAGTTCGCAGCGGCAGTTGCAGAATCTTCGTTGACACAAATAGAAAATATGCTGAACTTTAAGATAACCGACAGAATTTCAATTATAATCTATAATTCCCACGATGATTTTCAAGAGACAAATGTTAGTGATGAATATATAGACCCTGGCACGGGTGGATTCACAGAACCATTTAAAAATAGAGTGGTGTTCCCTTTCGAAGGCTCATATCAAAAATTTCAGCATGTAATACATCACGAACTGGTACATGCTGTTATGTTAGATATGCTCTATGGCGGTAGTATACAAAATATTATTTCTAGAGGAATTACACTTCAGCTTCCACAATGGTTTATGGAAGGAATAGCTGAATACATTTCTCAAGGCTGGGAAACAAATACCGATATGTTCATTAGAGATGCTATTAGCACTGAATCATTACCTGATATTGATAGATTAAACGGCTACTTAGGCTATCGTGGTGGTCAATCTGTTTTTAAGTATATTGCTGATACTTACGGTCAACAAAAAATTGGAGAATTGGTAGGCAAGATTCAAAATTTAAACGGACTTGAACCTGGCCTTAAAGCATCAATAGGCATCGACTTAAAGGAATTAAACGAAAGATGGAAAAAAAGCTTAAAGAAAATTTACTGGCCTGAAATAGCTGTTTACTCAGACCCCGATGAATATGCTAAAAGACTTACAGATAATAAAGAAAGTGGGGGTTTTTATAACACAAGTCCGGCAATATCTCCTCAGGGTGATAAAATTGCTTTTATTTCAGATAGGGATATTTATCTTAACGTTTACCTTATGAACAGTCAAGATGGAAAAATTATAAAAAAAGTAGTTTCAAGCGGAAAAACAAATGACTTTGAAGAATTAAACATACTGCATCCTTCACTTTCTTGGGCACCCGATAATCAAAGAATTGCTTTATCGTTAAAAAGCGGCGGGTATGATGCAATTGCTGTTATAAATGTTGAAACAGATGATTATTACGAACTACCTTTTAAGATGGATGGAATTGAATCTGTTAGCTGGTCACATGATGGAACTAAAATAGCATTTGATGCACAAAATTCATCACAATCCGATATTTACATCTACGATTTCAATACCCAAAAGGTAACTAATATTACAAATGATATTTTTAGTGATTTTAATCCAACTTGGACACCTGATGGCAAGCAAATTATTTTTTCTTCTGACAGAGGCAAGTACTTAAACGGCGCTAACTTACCCGACGATTTTGCAATGCACAATTTTAATTACCATAACTTAGACCTCTATTCAATTGATATCAATACAAAAAAAATAACACGTTTAACAGATTGGGAATTAAGTGATGAAGTCTATCCCGTAGTATCACCAGATGGTAAAGAAATAATTTTTGTTTCTGACTATAACGGCATTAGCAACTTATATAAGAAAAGTATTATCCCACAAAATGACAGTAGCAGCGTATTAGCAAACAAAGCTATTCCTATTACTAATTCAATCTCTCCTATTAGTCAGCCTTCTATTTCTTATGACGGTAAAAAACTAACTTTTACTGCTCTATATAAACTTGGCTATAATATTTTCATACTAAATGACCCGTTTAATATAGACATTGGCAAAAAGGAATTACAAACCACTGAATTTATGAAACAATTAAGAAAAGGAATTAATCCATTACCAATTGTAGAACATTCATTCGCTTCAGCTGAAAAAAAAGATTCTGCAACTATATCAACCAATAATAATACCGCTGATACACTTTCGACACATAGAAAAAGAAGAATATTTACAGGTCAGTATACCGCAAAAAGCAGCGGCTACCAAGATTCATCCAATGTAGATTACAGCAAATATGTCTTCGGTACAACTACCAAAGAGGATAGTATTAGAGCAAAAATGAGGAAAGAATTATTTAAAGAAAAATTAGACTCCGATGGTAATTATCTTGTAAACAAATACAAAATTAATTTTTCACCCGACTTAATTTATGCCAACGCAGGTTACAGCACACTTTATGGATTACTTGGAACAACACAATTAGCCTTTAGTGATGTATTAGGTAATCATAGATTAATAGGTGTGACCAGCCTTCAAATAGATATAAAAAACAGCGATTACGGCTTAGCCTACTATTACTTGAAAAACAGAACAAATTGGGGTGTTGAACTTTTTCATACAGCACGTTTTGTGTACCTAAATACGTTTTTTGGTACTAACTTATATAGGTTTACAAATTTTGGCGGAATAATATCAGCAAGCTATCCCTTTGACCGATTTCATAGAATTGATGGCAGTCTTAGTGTTCTGAGCGTTTCTTCTGAAAATCTAGATAATATTGCCGTACCATCTGATAATGCAACTTACATAATACCTGCTATAAGTTATATTCAAGATAATGTATTATGGGGTTACACATCTCCAATTGAAGGAACCCGCTATAACTTTACATTATTTGGAAATCCTGGTCTTACTAACAAAACTCAAAGTTTCTTTTCATTTGTATGGGATTATCGCAATTATTTTAGATTTTGGTTTGATAACAGTTTTGCTTTTCGAATATCTGGTGGCTATTCAGGTGGGGCTAATCCTCAACGATTTTTCATTGGTGGCACAGAAAATTGGATTAATCGTTCTTTTGCCACTGGTGATATACCTGTAAGATCAGCAGCTGATTTTGCTTTTTTAACTCCAGGTTTACCCCTAAGAGGATACGATTACGCACAACAAATTGGTACAAAATATTCCTTGTTAAACCTCGAATTAAGGATGCCTTTAATCAGATACCTTTTAACTGGTCCAATACCACTATTTTTCCAAAATATACTTGGCGTCGCTTTCGTAGATGCTGGCTCAGCTTGGAATAACACAAATAAATTACAGCTATTCACAAAAGATGAAGCCGGCAACTTAATTACCAAAGATTTATTAATTGGAATGGGTGTTGGATTCAGAGCTTACTTGTTTTTCCTATGGAGATTTGACGTGGCTTGGGCATTTAACTGGCATTCTTATACATCACCCAGATATTATCTTTCGTTAGGTTTAGATTTTTAA
- the rnr gene encoding ribonuclease R — translation MKNKIKSFFSKHPQSKIKAKELAKELNLKNDHEYAELKFYLHKLQQEEFIVKLGKRYSLNKKTDERLIGKLKIINERGYGFVTLKNHHIKDIFIPGKYLNSAMDGDKVEVKLLTKQYGKNIEGQIVSIIERAHKKIIGTLKKTKSFYFVEPVDEKLPKSIYISKKNLNGAKIGDKVVVGKLEWKSQQFGLEGTVLEILGKAGSYDAEIAAIAREFDLEYKFPKEVTAQSKTLTEIIPKTEIEKRLDLRNEIIFTIDPDDAKDFDDAVSIKKLENGNFLVGVHIADVSYYVKYNSPIFKEAQQRATSVYLVGKVIPMLPEELSTNICSLLPGKDRLTYSVISEITPRGKVVSYQIKKSIINSKRRFTYNEVQEIIDKGEGEFAKEINLLNKLAKTLRQKRIKKGSINFHTPEVEFKLDKNGVPIDVKIKEIKESHNLIEEFMLLANQIIATHINLDKKNRSPFIYRVHDQPDKEKIEEFSRFVKSLGYSFDPKAVNNSKQFQILLDQVKGTEEEGVINEIAIRSMAKAIYSTKNIGHYGLGFKYYTHFTSPIRRFPDLMVHKLIYNYVENVKEKNFSLEELEKICNHSSEKERSATEAERLSIKLKQIEFLKNKIGEEFNAIVSGITNFGIFVELSHTLAEGLVRLKDINDDFYVFDEKNYAVYGKRTGKRIRLGDKVNVKLIRVNETKREIDFALV, via the coding sequence ATGAAAAACAAAATAAAATCTTTTTTTAGTAAACATCCCCAGTCTAAAATTAAAGCAAAAGAGTTAGCAAAAGAACTAAACTTAAAAAATGACCACGAGTATGCAGAATTAAAATTTTATCTGCATAAACTTCAGCAGGAAGAATTCATCGTGAAACTGGGTAAACGATATTCGCTTAATAAAAAAACTGATGAACGATTAATAGGCAAACTAAAAATAATTAATGAACGAGGCTATGGTTTCGTTACCCTAAAAAATCATCACATTAAAGACATATTTATTCCCGGAAAGTACTTAAACTCAGCAATGGATGGTGATAAAGTTGAAGTTAAGTTGTTGACCAAACAATACGGCAAAAATATTGAGGGACAAATTGTAAGCATAATAGAAAGAGCACATAAAAAAATTATTGGAACGTTAAAAAAAACAAAATCCTTTTATTTTGTTGAACCGGTTGACGAAAAACTCCCCAAAAGCATTTATATTTCTAAAAAGAACTTAAACGGTGCTAAAATTGGTGATAAGGTTGTTGTTGGAAAATTAGAATGGAAATCGCAACAATTTGGTTTAGAGGGAACTGTTCTGGAAATATTAGGTAAAGCTGGTTCTTATGACGCTGAAATAGCAGCTATAGCAAGAGAATTTGATTTAGAATATAAGTTCCCAAAAGAAGTAACTGCCCAATCAAAAACTCTTACTGAGATAATACCAAAAACTGAGATAGAAAAAAGATTAGACTTAAGAAATGAAATAATTTTCACAATTGATCCTGACGACGCAAAAGATTTCGACGACGCAGTTTCAATTAAAAAACTTGAGAACGGTAATTTTTTGGTTGGAGTGCACATTGCAGATGTAAGTTATTATGTAAAATATAACTCACCTATTTTTAAAGAAGCACAGCAAAGAGCCACTAGTGTTTATCTTGTTGGAAAGGTAATCCCAATGTTACCGGAAGAATTATCTACTAACATCTGCTCTCTTCTGCCAGGCAAAGACCGTCTTACTTACTCAGTAATTTCTGAAATTACTCCACGAGGAAAGGTTGTCTCATATCAAATAAAAAAATCAATAATAAATAGTAAAAGAAGATTTACTTACAATGAGGTCCAAGAAATTATCGACAAGGGCGAAGGTGAGTTTGCTAAAGAAATTAACCTTCTAAACAAATTGGCAAAAACTCTTAGACAAAAAAGAATAAAAAAAGGCAGTATTAATTTTCATACTCCTGAGGTAGAATTTAAATTAGATAAAAATGGTGTACCAATTGATGTAAAAATTAAAGAAATAAAAGAAAGCCACAATTTGATTGAAGAGTTTATGCTATTAGCAAATCAGATTATTGCAACTCATATTAACTTAGATAAAAAAAATCGTTCGCCGTTTATTTATCGTGTTCATGATCAACCCGATAAAGAAAAGATTGAAGAATTTTCCCGTTTTGTAAAATCATTAGGCTACTCATTTGACCCTAAAGCCGTGAACAATTCAAAACAGTTTCAAATATTGTTAGACCAAGTAAAGGGAACTGAAGAAGAGGGTGTGATTAATGAAATTGCAATCAGGTCTATGGCAAAGGCTATTTACTCAACAAAAAACATTGGTCATTACGGACTTGGTTTTAAATATTACACACATTTTACATCGCCAATCAGACGGTTCCCGGACTTAATGGTTCACAAGTTAATCTATAATTACGTTGAAAATGTCAAAGAGAAGAATTTCTCTCTTGAAGAGTTAGAAAAAATTTGCAATCATTCGTCTGAAAAAGAACGCTCTGCTACAGAAGCAGAAAGATTATCAATTAAACTGAAGCAAATTGAGTTTCTCAAAAACAAAATTGGTGAAGAATTTAACGCTATTGTATCTGGCATAACAAATTTTGGAATTTTTGTTGAATTAAGTCATACTTTAGCAGAAGGATTAGTCAGGCTTAAAGATATTAATGATGACTTCTATGTGTTCGATGAAAAAAACTATGCGGTTTATGGAAAGAGAACCGGCAAAAGAATTCGATTAGGTGATAAGGTTAATGTTAAACTAATTAGAGTAAACGAAACTAAAAGAGAAATTGATTTTGCATTAGTGTAA
- a CDS encoding 50S ribosomal protein L25, with product MSEINLTVKKRELFTKGANNKLRKRGFVPGIFYSKGMEPIPIYASEGSLKPLIYTSETHIVNLKIDEGEEIKSILKDVDFDPVTDKIIHFDLLGIQVGQELELEVPVVLEGQAKGIKEGGVVQHQLHKLLVACLPKYIPEHITIDISNLGIGDSIHVKDIQIENVKVLNPPEVIVVSINIPRAAAVETATTAQTTTAEPSEPEVISKGKAEKEEE from the coding sequence ATGTCTGAAATTAATTTAACAGTAAAAAAAAGAGAGCTTTTTACAAAAGGTGCAAATAATAAATTACGAAAAAGAGGTTTTGTGCCTGGTATCTTTTATAGCAAAGGAATGGAACCAATACCTATCTATGCTTCAGAAGGTTCGCTAAAACCTCTAATTTACACCTCAGAGACTCACATAGTAAATCTTAAAATTGATGAGGGAGAGGAAATTAAGTCTATTCTTAAAGATGTTGACTTTGATCCCGTAACTGACAAGATAATTCATTTTGATTTATTAGGTATTCAAGTGGGACAAGAATTAGAGCTTGAAGTTCCTGTAGTCTTAGAGGGACAAGCAAAAGGTATTAAAGAAGGTGGTGTCGTTCAACACCAGCTGCATAAACTATTAGTGGCTTGTCTGCCAAAATATATACCTGAACATATCACAATAGATATTTCTAACTTGGGTATTGGTGATTCTATCCACGTTAAGGACATACAAATAGAAAATGTAAAAGTACTTAATCCTCCTGAAGTCATAGTAGTATCAATTAATATCCCAAGAGCTGCTGCTGTTGAGACTGCAACAACTGCACAAACAACAACAGCTGAACCTTCGGAACCTGAAGTGATAAGTAAAGGCAAAGCAGAAAAAGAGGAAGAATAG
- a CDS encoding sodium-translocating pyrophosphatase has product MSPLIYIIPLIGLSALLYSYLKYNWIKKQNSGTEIMIEISNHIREGAIAFLKTEYKVLAIFVVSVAFLLGISNFGRTDSSWLIAVSFIVGAFCSAFAGFLGMIAATRANVKTANAARTGLGEALQIAFSGGSIMGMNVVGLGVIGLSVLFIIYQNLSWDLSKIINVISGFSLGASSIALFARVGGGIYTKAADVGADLAGKVYEGIPEDDPRNPATIADNVGDNVGDVAGMGADLFESYVGAIIGTMVLGAVFADPSVPEIGLEAVILPLILAGTGILLSIFGAFFVKVKEGGNPQKALNFGEFTAAGLMIIASYFIIMKMLPDKWIYNNFTYSNIGVFYSTIIGLAAGVIIGMLTEYYTSTENSPVHTIANQSITGAATNIIAGLGVGMMSTAIPIIIIAIGIIGAYQFANLYGIAIAALGMLSTTGIQLAVDAYGPISDNAGGIAEMSELPKEVRERTDKLDAVGNTTAAIGKGFAIGSAALTALALFSAYMHQADISVIDISKPIIMGGLFIGAMLPFLFSSLSINAVGKAAKEMIIEVGRQFREIKGLREGTAKADFSRCVEISTKAAIKKMIVPGVMAVVIPVIIGFISKEMLAGLLAGVTASGVLMAIFQANAGGAWDNAKKLIEAGFTSSGLTYTKGSDAHKAAVVGDTVGDPFKDTSGPSLNILIKLMSVVSLVIAPLIK; this is encoded by the coding sequence ATGTCACCATTAATTTACATTATTCCTCTAATCGGTTTATCTGCTTTACTTTACTCATATCTAAAATACAATTGGATTAAGAAACAAAATTCTGGCACCGAAATAATGATAGAAATTTCTAATCACATTAGAGAAGGTGCAATCGCATTCCTCAAAACCGAATATAAAGTTTTAGCTATATTCGTTGTTTCGGTAGCATTCTTATTAGGTATATCAAATTTTGGCAGGACTGATTCTTCTTGGCTAATAGCGGTATCATTTATTGTTGGGGCTTTTTGCTCGGCTTTTGCAGGCTTTTTAGGAATGATTGCTGCAACTAGAGCAAATGTTAAAACAGCTAACGCTGCAAGAACGGGTTTAGGTGAAGCACTTCAAATAGCCTTTTCCGGCGGCTCAATAATGGGAATGAATGTAGTTGGTTTGGGGGTAATTGGCTTAAGCGTACTTTTTATTATATATCAAAATTTATCTTGGGATTTGTCAAAAATTATAAATGTAATTTCAGGTTTTTCCTTAGGCGCCTCATCGATTGCTCTTTTTGCAAGAGTGGGTGGCGGAATTTATACAAAAGCTGCTGATGTAGGGGCTGACTTAGCTGGTAAAGTTTACGAGGGCATACCAGAAGATGATCCGAGAAATCCTGCAACAATAGCAGACAACGTTGGTGATAACGTTGGTGATGTTGCAGGAATGGGAGCTGACCTTTTTGAATCATACGTGGGAGCAATAATTGGAACAATGGTTTTAGGTGCTGTCTTTGCCGACCCGTCAGTCCCAGAAATTGGTCTAGAAGCTGTTATTCTACCGTTAATACTAGCAGGGACTGGAATTTTGTTATCAATTTTTGGTGCTTTCTTTGTTAAAGTTAAAGAAGGAGGAAATCCTCAGAAAGCTCTTAATTTTGGTGAATTTACTGCGGCTGGATTAATGATTATCGCATCATACTTTATCATTATGAAAATGCTTCCTGATAAATGGATCTACAATAACTTCACTTATTCAAATATAGGAGTTTTCTATTCAACAATAATTGGCTTAGCTGCTGGCGTAATAATTGGAATGCTTACAGAATATTATACCAGCACAGAAAATAGTCCAGTCCACACAATTGCGAATCAATCAATCACCGGAGCTGCAACAAATATTATAGCCGGATTAGGTGTGGGAATGATGTCCACCGCAATTCCCATAATTATTATTGCAATTGGTATAATTGGTGCTTATCAGTTTGCTAACCTTTATGGTATTGCAATTGCTGCTTTAGGAATGTTATCTACTACTGGCATTCAATTAGCTGTTGATGCTTATGGTCCAATTTCAGATAACGCAGGTGGAATTGCTGAAATGTCAGAACTCCCGAAAGAAGTAAGAGAAAGAACGGATAAACTTGATGCAGTAGGAAATACTACAGCTGCAATTGGAAAAGGGTTTGCAATTGGTTCAGCTGCTTTAACAGCTCTTGCTTTGTTCAGTGCATATATGCACCAAGCAGATATTTCAGTAATAGATATTTCAAAACCAATAATTATGGGTGGTTTATTTATTGGTGCCATGCTGCCATTTCTCTTTTCTTCTTTATCCATAAATGCTGTTGGAAAAGCTGCCAAGGAAATGATTATTGAAGTTGGAAGGCAATTTAGAGAGATTAAGGGATTACGAGAAGGAACAGCTAAAGCCGACTTTTCAAGATGCGTTGAAATTTCAACAAAGGCAGCTATTAAAAAAATGATTGTCCCAGGCGTAATGGCAGTTGTTATACCTGTAATCATTGGTTTTATCAGCAAGGAAATGCTAGCAGGATTACTCGCAGGTGTCACCGCAAGTGGCGTGTTAATGGCTATTTTTCAAGCAAATGCAGGTGGAGCTTGGGATAATGCAAAAAAATTAATTGAAGCGGGCTTTACCTCAAGCGGGCTTACTTATACTAAAGGCTCTGATGCTCACAAAGCAGCTGTTGTTGGAGATACAGTAGGTGATCCATTTAAGGATACTTCAGGTCCATCACTTAATATTTTAATTAAATTAATGTCGGTTGTGTCATTAGTTATTGCACCATTGATTAAATAA
- the rfaE2 gene encoding D-glycero-beta-D-manno-heptose 1-phosphate adenylyltransferase — translation MTNIVVTIEKLIKIRNQLKKENKKVVFTNGVFDLIHAGHVDYLCKAKLLGDVLIVAVNSDKSVKRIKGSNRPITNQKERTFVLANLRPVDYVIVFEEDTPLKIIEKLVPDILVKGADWSKDKIVGKEIVEANGGKVETIKFVHQQSTTNIINTILEKFKK, via the coding sequence ATGACAAATATTGTTGTAACCATAGAAAAACTAATCAAAATTAGAAATCAATTAAAAAAAGAAAATAAAAAAGTTGTATTTACTAATGGCGTATTCGATTTAATACATGCTGGACATGTAGATTATCTTTGCAAGGCAAAGTTACTCGGCGATGTATTAATTGTGGCTGTAAATTCTGATAAATCAGTTAAAAGAATTAAAGGCAGCAATAGACCTATAACAAACCAAAAAGAAAGGACTTTTGTTTTAGCTAATTTAAGACCAGTAGATTATGTGATTGTCTTTGAAGAAGATACTCCATTGAAAATTATAGAAAAATTAGTACCGGATATTTTAGTGAAAGGAGCTGATTGGTCTAAAGATAAAATTGTGGGGAAAGAAATTGTTGAAGCTAATGGCGGTAAAGTTGAAACCATCAAGTTTGTTCATCAACAATCAACTACTAATATAATAAACACGATATTGGAAAAATTTAAGAAGTAA
- a CDS encoding FmdB family zinc ribbon protein has protein sequence MPTYDYKCTSCGYTFEVFQKISDEPIGFCPKCNGKVKRLIGAGAGTIFKGSGFYQTDYKNKSNKPTEVKKTEGDKHSGDKDRK, from the coding sequence ATGCCTACTTATGATTATAAATGTACCAGTTGTGGTTATACTTTTGAAGTGTTTCAAAAAATTTCTGATGAACCAATTGGTTTTTGTCCCAAGTGCAATGGAAAAGTAAAAAGACTTATAGGAGCTGGTGCCGGCACAATTTTTAAAGGAAGCGGCTTTTATCAAACAGATTATAAAAATAAATCAAATAAACCCACTGAGGTAAAAAAAACAGAGGGTGATAAACACTCGGGCGACAAAGATAGAAAGTAG